In a single window of the Lineus longissimus chromosome 4, tnLinLong1.2, whole genome shotgun sequence genome:
- the LOC135486450 gene encoding cilia- and flagella-associated protein 95-like isoform X1 encodes MTSFATNPDFVERKGSLFLRSDHMNYSRATLNSNWHQARESEPKDYNISTAPVRDLCKATYERIGDVTDGSLPETTYQEHSNEVFLKKDFEEQETRKQMINEDTLAHADIDREDGERKRGHSPILPGHHPGYDTQHLETTHLADYKPPYPYTPIDEKMAKLAAEGGEGYAALQGEDNPDNTNAYKRCHSQFTDTMGHRRPGWNTWQDESGIYGNTHYKRQVFQPTKTIPERLE; translated from the exons ATGACGTCTTTCGCAACAAATCCCGATTTTGTGGAGAGGAAAGGTTCACTCTTCCTCCGATCAGATCATATGAACTACAGTAGAGCCACACTGAATTCGAATTG GCACCAAGCTCGTGAATCAGAACCAAAGGACTACAACATCAGTACAGCTCCAGTTAGAGATCTTTGCAAGGCAACATATGAGAGGATTGGAGATGTGACAGATGGG TCATTGCCCGAGACCACATATCAAGAACACAGCAATGAAGTTTTTCTAAAGAAAGATTTCGAAGAGCAGGAGACAAGGAAGCAAATGATAAATGAAGACACCCTTGCTCATGCTGATATAGACAG AGAAGACGGTGAACGAAAGAGAGGACATTCCCCAATCCTTCCTGGTCATCACCCTGGGTATGACACACAGCATTTGGAAACAACACATTTAGCAGATTATAAACCACCATATCCATACACTCCAATTGATGAG AAAATGGCCAAATTGGCTGCAGAAGGTGGAGAAGGATAT GCAGCATTACAGGGTGAAGATAATCCAGACAATACAAACGCCTACAAAAGGTGTCACTCTCAGTTCACGGACACAATGGGTCATCGTCGACCAGGCTGGAACACATGGCAGGATGAGAGTGGCATATATGGCAACACTCATTACAAGAGGCAGGTCTTCCAACCAACAAAAACTATCCCAGAGCGATTAGAGTAG
- the LOC135486259 gene encoding proteasome subunit beta type-2-like has protein sequence MECLIGITGKDFVLVASDTVCARSIVAMKQDHDKMFKLSDNLLMLVSGESGDTVQFAEYISKNIQLYKMRNGYQLSPTAAANFTRKNLADYLRSQTPYQVNLLMAGHDADDGPQLFFMDYLGSLVKAPFALHGYGSFFSLSIMDRYYKEDCSKEEAVKLLQQCLNEIRKRFIINLPRFTVRIIDKDGIHELDSMSASD, from the exons ATGGAATGTCTTATTGGTATTACGGGAAAAGACTTTGTGTTAGTTGCGTCTGATACAGTATGTGCCCGAAGCATTGTTGCGATGAAACAAG atcatGACAAAATGTTCAAACTGAGTGATAATTTACTCATGCTTGTCTCAGGAGAGTCTGGTGACACAGTTCAATTTGCAGAGTACATCTCAAAAAACATCCAGTTATACAAAATGAGAAATG GCTATCAGTTGTCACCTACCGCTGCTGCTAATTTCACTAGGAAAAACCTGGCTGATTATCTCAGGAGTCAA ACTCCATACCAAGTGAATCTTTTGATGGCAGGTCATGACGCTGATGATGGTCCACAGTTGTTCTTCATGGACTACCTCGGTTCTCTTGTGAAAGCACCATTTGCTCTCCATGGCTATGGATCTTTCTTCTCTCTCAGTATAATGGATCGATATTATAAAGAAG attgttcaaaagaagaagcTGTGAAATTATTACAACAGTGTTTGAATGAG atcCGCAAAAGGTTCATCATCAACCTTCCACGCTTTACAGTCAGAATCATTGACAAGGATGGTATACATGAATTAGATAGCATGAGTGCTAGTGACTAG
- the LOC135486450 gene encoding cilia- and flagella-associated protein 95-like isoform X2, giving the protein MTSFATNPDFVERKGSLFLRSDHMNYSRATLNSNWHQARESEPKDYNISTAPVRDLCKATYERIGDVTDGSLPETTYQEHSNEVFLKKDFEEQETRKQMINEDTLAHADIDREDGERKRGHSPILPGHHPGYDTQHLETTHLADYKPPYPYTPIDEAALQGEDNPDNTNAYKRCHSQFTDTMGHRRPGWNTWQDESGIYGNTHYKRQVFQPTKTIPERLE; this is encoded by the exons ATGACGTCTTTCGCAACAAATCCCGATTTTGTGGAGAGGAAAGGTTCACTCTTCCTCCGATCAGATCATATGAACTACAGTAGAGCCACACTGAATTCGAATTG GCACCAAGCTCGTGAATCAGAACCAAAGGACTACAACATCAGTACAGCTCCAGTTAGAGATCTTTGCAAGGCAACATATGAGAGGATTGGAGATGTGACAGATGGG TCATTGCCCGAGACCACATATCAAGAACACAGCAATGAAGTTTTTCTAAAGAAAGATTTCGAAGAGCAGGAGACAAGGAAGCAAATGATAAATGAAGACACCCTTGCTCATGCTGATATAGACAG AGAAGACGGTGAACGAAAGAGAGGACATTCCCCAATCCTTCCTGGTCATCACCCTGGGTATGACACACAGCATTTGGAAACAACACATTTAGCAGATTATAAACCACCATATCCATACACTCCAATTGATGAG GCAGCATTACAGGGTGAAGATAATCCAGACAATACAAACGCCTACAAAAGGTGTCACTCTCAGTTCACGGACACAATGGGTCATCGTCGACCAGGCTGGAACACATGGCAGGATGAGAGTGGCATATATGGCAACACTCATTACAAGAGGCAGGTCTTCCAACCAACAAAAACTATCCCAGAGCGATTAGAGTAG